From one Streptomyces sp. CA-210063 genomic stretch:
- a CDS encoding Nif3-like dinuclear metal center hexameric protein has protein sequence MPRLSEVIAALDALWPPERAEGWDAVGTVCGDPDQEVTRVLFAVDPVREIAEEAVKLGADLLVTHHPLYLRGTTTVAASTFKGRVVHTLIKNDIALHVAHTNADTADPGVSDALAGALDLRVVRPLVPDPADPTGRRGLGRVCELDHPLTVRELAARAAERLPATAQGIRVAGDPEALVRTVAVSGGSGDSLFDDVRAAGVDAFLTADLRHHPAAEFMAAVARTTEGTSTPLALLDAAHWATEWPWCELAAAQLDEISDRERWGLRVHVSKTVTDPWTAHAASTTTSDPLGAPN, from the coding sequence GTGCCCCGTCTGTCTGAAGTCATCGCCGCGCTCGACGCCCTCTGGCCGCCCGAGAGGGCCGAGGGCTGGGACGCGGTCGGCACGGTCTGCGGAGACCCCGACCAGGAGGTCACGCGGGTCCTGTTCGCGGTCGACCCGGTGCGGGAGATCGCCGAGGAAGCGGTGAAGCTGGGCGCGGACCTGCTGGTCACCCACCATCCGCTCTATCTGCGCGGTACGACGACGGTGGCGGCCTCCACCTTCAAGGGCCGGGTCGTGCACACCCTCATCAAGAACGACATCGCGCTGCACGTCGCCCACACCAACGCCGACACCGCCGATCCCGGCGTCAGCGACGCCCTCGCCGGGGCGCTGGACCTGAGGGTCGTACGCCCTCTCGTACCGGACCCCGCCGACCCCACCGGGCGGCGCGGTCTCGGCCGGGTCTGCGAGCTGGACCACCCGCTGACCGTGCGGGAGCTGGCCGCGCGGGCCGCCGAGCGGCTGCCCGCCACGGCGCAGGGCATCCGGGTCGCCGGCGACCCCGAGGCGCTCGTCCGCACGGTCGCCGTCAGCGGCGGCTCCGGCGACAGCCTCTTCGACGACGTACGCGCGGCCGGTGTCGACGCCTTCCTCACCGCGGACCTGCGCCACCACCCGGCCGCGGAATTCATGGCGGCTGTCGCCCGCACCACGGAAGGCACAAGCACCCCCCTCGCGCTGCTCGACGCGGCGCACTGGGCCACCGAGTGGCCCTGGTGCGAGCTGGCCGCCGCCCAGCTCGACGAGATCTCCGACCGGGAGCGATGGGGCCTACGCGTCCACGTCTCCAAGACGGTCACCGACCCCTGGACCGCCCACGCGGCGTCCACCACCACTTCTGACCCCCTGGGAGCCCCCAACTGA
- a CDS encoding bifunctional RNase H/acid phosphatase — protein MREFIVEADGGSRGNPGPAGYGSVVLDAATGEALVEAAEYIGVATNNVAEYRGLIAGLKAAYELDATATVRVRMDSKLVVEQMSGRWKIKHPDMKPLAAEAARVFPPGQVTYEWIPRAENKHADRLANEAMDAGKRGEQWSAATSTAELDARAARAAAAAAPEPTGPPGDATAGAAKARAALAGATTASRAHEAQASRAHEAQAPRASEAQASRATHEAQASRATHEAQAPHAHEAEASKAAVDTRAARSVASAADLRAAKNIASAAPDLGTPATFVLLRHGETPLTPQKRFSGSGGSDPSLTDVGRYQAERVAAALAARGTIQEVVSSPLARCRETAGIVAARLGLRVTVEDGLRETDFGAWEGLSFGEVRERYPDDMNAWLASPDAAPTGGGESFEAVAHRVAATRDKLVATHTGRTVLLVTHVTPIKTLVRLALGAPPESLFRMELSAASLSALAYYADGNATLRLLNDTSHLR, from the coding sequence GTGCGGGAGTTCATCGTCGAGGCCGACGGCGGTTCCCGGGGCAACCCGGGGCCCGCGGGCTACGGTTCCGTCGTCCTCGACGCGGCGACGGGCGAGGCGTTGGTGGAGGCCGCCGAGTACATCGGGGTCGCCACGAACAACGTCGCCGAGTACCGGGGTCTCATCGCGGGCCTCAAGGCGGCGTACGAACTGGACGCGACGGCCACCGTCCGGGTCCGCATGGACTCCAAGCTGGTCGTCGAACAGATGTCGGGCCGCTGGAAGATCAAACACCCCGACATGAAGCCCCTCGCCGCCGAGGCCGCCCGGGTCTTCCCACCCGGCCAGGTCACCTACGAGTGGATCCCGCGCGCCGAGAACAAACACGCCGACCGCCTCGCCAACGAGGCGATGGACGCGGGCAAGCGGGGCGAGCAGTGGTCGGCGGCCACGTCCACGGCGGAGCTGGACGCGCGTGCGGCGCGGGCCGCTGCCGCCGCCGCGCCCGAGCCGACGGGGCCGCCGGGGGACGCGACGGCGGGCGCGGCGAAGGCGAGGGCCGCCCTGGCGGGGGCGACCACCGCGTCACGCGCGCATGAGGCGCAAGCGTCACGCGCGCATGAGGCGCAAGCGCCACGTGCGAGCGAGGCGCAAGCGTCACGTGCGACGCATGAGGCGCAAGCGTCACGTGCGACGCATGAGGCTCAAGCGCCACATGCGCATGAGGCGGAAGCGTCCAAAGCCGCCGTCGACACCCGTGCCGCCAGGAGCGTCGCCTCCGCCGCCGACCTCCGTGCCGCCAAGAACATCGCCTCCGCCGCTCCCGATCTCGGCACCCCCGCCACCTTCGTGCTGCTGCGCCACGGCGAGACCCCCCTCACCCCCCAGAAGCGGTTCTCGGGAAGCGGCGGCTCGGACCCTTCCCTCACCGATGTCGGCCGGTATCAGGCGGAGCGGGTCGCCGCCGCGCTGGCCGCTCGGGGGACGATCCAGGAGGTCGTGTCGTCACCGCTGGCCCGCTGCCGTGAGACGGCGGGGATCGTCGCGGCCCGGCTCGGGCTGAGGGTGACGGTCGAGGACGGGCTGCGGGAGACGGACTTCGGCGCGTGGGAGGGGCTGAGCTTCGGCGAGGTGCGGGAGCGGTACCCGGACGACATGAACGCCTGGCTGGCCTCACCGGACGCCGCACCCACCGGCGGCGGCGAGAGCTTCGAGGCGGTCGCCCACCGGGTTGCCGCCACCCGGGACAAGCTCGTCGCGACGCACACGGGCCGTACCGTCCTGCTCGTCACCCACGTCACGCCCATCAAGACCCTCGTACGCCTGGCCCTCGGCGCGCCCCCGGAGTCCCTGTTCCGCATGGAACTCTCCGCCGCCTCGCTGTCGGCCCTGGCCTACTACGCGGACGGCAACGCCACGCTCCGCCTCCTCAACGACACGTCGCACCTGCGCTGA
- a CDS encoding MaoC/PaaZ C-terminal domain-containing protein, giving the protein MPIDAAKALAAAPRSAEIAWTRKDVLLYHLGIGAGIPATDPDELRYTLESRLHVLPSFATVAGAGSPDVIGGLNAPGVDVDLAKVLHGGQRIELHRPIPVEGRATATSRVAAVYDKGKAAVLVMRTEAADAEGPLWANEAQIFVKGEGGWGGERGPSARQEPPTTTADKEVERVVRDDQALLYRLSGDWNPLHADPEFAGRAGFDRPILHGLCTYGMTLKAVVDTVLGGDVGRVRSYGTRFAGVVFPGETLRIRMWTPDDRSVRVTVTAVERDDAPVLADTLVEHE; this is encoded by the coding sequence ATGCCCATCGACGCAGCCAAGGCCCTCGCGGCCGCGCCCCGTTCCGCCGAGATCGCGTGGACCCGTAAGGACGTCCTGCTCTACCACCTCGGTATCGGCGCAGGCATCCCCGCGACCGACCCCGACGAGCTGCGCTACACGCTGGAGTCACGGCTGCACGTCCTGCCGAGCTTCGCCACCGTCGCGGGCGCGGGCTCGCCGGACGTCATCGGCGGCCTGAACGCACCCGGCGTCGACGTGGACCTCGCCAAGGTCCTGCACGGCGGCCAGCGCATCGAGCTGCATCGGCCGATTCCGGTCGAGGGGCGGGCGACCGCGACCTCGCGCGTGGCGGCGGTGTACGACAAGGGCAAGGCGGCCGTCCTGGTCATGCGGACCGAGGCGGCGGACGCCGAGGGCCCGTTGTGGGCGAACGAGGCGCAGATCTTCGTAAAGGGCGAGGGCGGCTGGGGTGGTGAGCGCGGGCCGTCCGCACGGCAGGAACCGCCGACGACCACGGCCGACAAGGAGGTCGAGCGGGTCGTCCGTGACGACCAGGCGCTGCTTTATCGCCTCTCCGGCGACTGGAACCCGTTGCACGCCGACCCGGAGTTCGCCGGGCGCGCCGGGTTCGACCGGCCGATCCTGCACGGGCTGTGCACGTACGGGATGACGTTGAAGGCCGTGGTGGACACGGTGCTCGGCGGGGACGTCGGCCGCGTCCGCTCGTACGGGACACGCTTCGCGGGAGTCGTCTTCCCGGGCGAGACCCTCCGCATCCGGATGTGGACGCCGGACGACCGCTCGGTGCGGGTGACGGTGACCGCCGTTGAGCGGGACGACGCACCGGTGCTGGCGGACACCCTCGTCGAGCACGAATGA
- a CDS encoding sensor histidine kinase, producing MTQTEADSAGRAAVGAGHPEDACAGGTADGRAGDSGCGRARDTGCGKRSWVGAVATWLPWRALRAGGRAPSSEDPDPPPTGLTLVPWLLMGMGAFANLLQGRAPNPWVGGLGILAFNSLYIYVVVRAFVKEKRESRSTRLALVLLGLVACGLALAYGGSWLNFFPLLGLAVGAATRGPRLGRSGLAVTALAGGVSAVREGWDAISVTYGTLVSVAVTAAILSLADAVRELRSVREELTHRAVEKERLRFSRDLHDLLGHTLSVIVVKSEAARRLAPDDTDAALAQITDIESVGRQALTEIREAVTGYREGSLTMELDRAHSVLSATGTTLTVRRSGPPPTPQAEALLGWVVREAITNVVRHSHATHSAITLTATPDHAHLTITDNGPTPPPTPRPGSTPNGLKGLTERLTAAGGTLQAGPGPQGGFMVRVELPMRPTGEETVDLPGPEPRSATAPST from the coding sequence ATGACGCAGACGGAAGCGGACAGTGCGGGCAGAGCGGCAGTGGGTGCCGGGCACCCGGAGGACGCGTGTGCCGGAGGCACCGCGGACGGGCGTGCCGGTGACAGCGGGTGCGGGCGTGCCCGTGACACCGGGTGCGGGAAGCGGAGCTGGGTGGGGGCGGTGGCGACGTGGTTGCCGTGGCGGGCATTGCGTGCGGGTGGGCGGGCGCCGTCGTCGGAGGATCCGGACCCGCCGCCCACCGGCCTCACCTTGGTGCCGTGGCTGCTGATGGGAATGGGCGCCTTCGCCAACCTCCTCCAGGGCCGCGCCCCGAACCCCTGGGTCGGCGGCCTCGGCATCCTCGCCTTCAACTCCCTCTACATCTACGTGGTCGTCCGCGCCTTCGTGAAGGAGAAGCGCGAGTCCCGCTCCACCCGGCTCGCACTCGTCCTGCTCGGCCTGGTCGCCTGCGGCCTGGCCCTCGCCTACGGCGGCAGCTGGCTGAACTTCTTCCCGCTGCTCGGCCTGGCCGTGGGCGCCGCCACCCGGGGCCCACGACTCGGCCGGAGCGGGCTGGCGGTGACCGCGCTCGCGGGCGGAGTGTCGGCGGTCCGCGAGGGCTGGGACGCGATCAGCGTGACGTACGGCACCCTCGTCTCCGTAGCGGTGACGGCCGCGATCCTCTCCCTCGCCGACGCGGTACGCGAACTGCGCTCGGTCCGCGAGGAGTTGACCCACCGCGCGGTGGAGAAGGAACGCCTTCGCTTCTCCCGCGATCTGCACGACCTGCTCGGCCACACGCTGTCGGTGATCGTGGTGAAGTCGGAGGCGGCCCGCCGGCTCGCCCCGGACGACACGGACGCGGCGCTCGCCCAGATCACGGATATCGAGTCGGTCGGCCGCCAGGCCCTCACCGAGATCCGCGAGGCGGTGACCGGCTATCGCGAGGGCAGCCTCACGATGGAGCTGGACCGCGCCCACTCCGTACTGTCCGCCACGGGCACGACCCTGACCGTACGGCGCTCCGGCCCGCCCCCGACTCCCCAGGCCGAGGCACTGCTGGGCTGGGTCGTCCGCGAGGCGATCACCAACGTCGTACGCCACAGCCACGCCACTCACTCCGCGATCACCCTCACCGCCACCCCCGACCACGCCCACCTCACCATCACCGACAACGGCCCCACTCCTCCGCCCACCCCACGCCCTGGCAGCACTCCCAACGGCCTGAAGGGCCTGACCGAACGCCTCACCGCGGCCGGCGGCACACTCCAGGCAGGACCGGGCCCCCAAGGCGGCTTCATGGTCCGGGTGGAACTGCCCATGAGGCCGACGGGAGAGGAGACGGTGGACCTGCCGGGGCCGGAGCCGAGGTCGGCGACCGCGCCGTCCACCTGA
- a CDS encoding zinc ribbon domain-containing protein, which translates to MNAAPADQIRLLDVQDLDVRLQQLAHKRRSLPEHAEIESLNKDYTQLRDLLVAAQTEESDTAREQTKAEQDVDQVRQRAVRDQQRLDSGAITSPKDLENLQREIASLAKRQGDLEDIVLEVMERRESAQTRVAELTERVGAIQGKVDDATARRDAAFEEIDGEVATVTKEREVIAASVPADLLKLYDKLRDQQGGIGAAKLYQRTCQGCRQELSITDINDIRKATPDTVVRCENCRRILVRTSESGL; encoded by the coding sequence CTGAACGCCGCGCCCGCCGACCAGATCCGACTCCTCGACGTCCAGGACCTCGACGTACGCCTGCAGCAGCTGGCGCACAAGCGGAGGTCACTGCCCGAGCACGCCGAGATCGAGTCGCTGAACAAGGACTACACCCAGCTGCGCGACCTGCTCGTGGCCGCGCAGACCGAGGAGAGCGACACCGCCCGCGAGCAGACCAAGGCCGAGCAGGACGTGGACCAGGTGCGTCAGCGCGCCGTCCGCGACCAGCAGCGCCTGGACTCGGGTGCGATCACCTCCCCGAAGGACCTGGAGAACCTCCAGCGCGAGATCGCCTCCCTCGCCAAGCGGCAGGGCGACCTGGAGGACATCGTCCTGGAGGTCATGGAGCGCCGGGAGTCCGCGCAGACGCGGGTCGCCGAGCTGACCGAGCGGGTCGGTGCCATCCAGGGCAAGGTCGACGACGCGACCGCGCGCCGGGACGCCGCGTTCGAGGAGATCGACGGCGAGGTGGCGACGGTGACGAAGGAGCGCGAGGTCATCGCGGCGTCGGTCCCCGCTGACCTTCTCAAGCTCTACGACAAGCTGCGTGACCAGCAGGGCGGCATCGGCGCGGCCAAGCTGTACCAGCGCACCTGCCAGGGCTGCCGCCAGGAGCTGTCGATCACCGACATCAACGACATCCGCAAGGCCACGCCCGACACGGTCGTCCGCTGCGAGAACTGCCGCCGCATCCTGGTGCGTACGTCCGAGTCGGGCCTGTAA
- the eda gene encoding bifunctional 4-hydroxy-2-oxoglutarate aldolase/2-dehydro-3-deoxy-phosphogluconate aldolase, with protein sequence MPSPLPSSSCVSVLDLAPVLPVVVVDDPVDAVPLARALVAGGLPAIEVTLRTPGALDAVRAIAAEVPAAVVGVGTVITPAQVTESVTAGGRFLVSPGWTDVLLEAMRASGVPFLPGVSTTSEVVALLERGVREMKFFPAQAAGGTAYLKSLAGPLPQARFCPTGGIGPANAPEYLSLPNVGCVGGTWMLPADAVAARDWGRIEALAREATALRP encoded by the coding sequence ATGCCTTCACCGCTGCCGTCGTCGTCGTGCGTCTCCGTCCTCGACCTGGCGCCCGTGCTGCCGGTGGTCGTCGTCGACGACCCCGTCGATGCCGTGCCGTTGGCGCGGGCGCTGGTCGCTGGCGGGTTGCCGGCGATCGAGGTGACCCTGCGGACGCCGGGCGCGCTCGACGCCGTACGGGCGATCGCGGCGGAGGTTCCGGCGGCGGTGGTCGGGGTGGGGACGGTCATCACCCCGGCGCAGGTGACGGAGTCCGTCACGGCGGGCGGTCGTTTTCTGGTCAGCCCGGGCTGGACGGACGTACTGCTGGAGGCGATGCGGGCGTCCGGGGTGCCGTTTCTGCCGGGGGTGTCGACCACGTCGGAGGTCGTGGCGCTGTTGGAGCGCGGGGTGCGGGAGATGAAGTTCTTCCCGGCGCAGGCGGCGGGCGGGACGGCGTATCTGAAGTCGCTCGCCGGACCCCTCCCCCAGGCCCGCTTCTGCCCGACCGGCGGGATCGGGCCGGCCAACGCGCCGGAGTATCTGTCCCTCCCCAACGTCGGCTGTGTGGGCGGCACTTGGATGCTGCCGGCCGATGCCGTGGCGGCGCGGGACTGGGGACGGATCGAGGCGCTGGCGCGGGAGGCGACGGCGCTCAGACCCTGA
- a CDS encoding Zn-dependent alcohol dehydrogenase: MRAAVLHEIGQDKLDVLDDVEAVGFGPGRVRIRVRATGLCHSDLSAMAGVLPQPGPFVPGHEGAGEIVEVGDGVRHVKPGDRVVVCWLPACGTCPACKRGQTQLCLAGFLNAGTPNFKRPAGDVFGFAGTGTFAEEVVVDAGCAVPIPDDVPFDIGALIGCGVTTGLGAALNTADVEAGSSVAVIGCGGVGISAIQGARLKGAAEIVAVDPVVSRREAALKFGATKAVSPEELADAKQSVTGGEGFDYVFEVVGRSTTARTAYETTRRGGTLVVVGAGAMDDFLQLSMFELFFDEKRILPSMYGGGDVLRSYERAIALWRAGRIDLAGLITHRVPLSDINEALDQMRTGAALRTCIEI; this comes from the coding sequence ATGCGCGCAGCCGTACTGCACGAGATCGGTCAGGACAAGCTCGATGTGCTCGACGACGTCGAGGCGGTGGGCTTCGGGCCGGGCAGGGTGAGGATCCGGGTGCGGGCCACGGGGCTGTGCCACTCGGACCTGTCCGCGATGGCCGGGGTGCTGCCGCAGCCCGGGCCGTTCGTCCCCGGGCACGAGGGGGCCGGCGAGATAGTCGAGGTCGGGGACGGCGTACGGCACGTGAAGCCCGGTGACCGGGTCGTGGTGTGCTGGCTCCCGGCCTGCGGCACCTGCCCGGCGTGCAAGCGTGGTCAGACGCAGCTCTGCCTCGCCGGATTCCTCAACGCGGGTACGCCCAACTTCAAGCGGCCCGCCGGGGATGTCTTCGGCTTCGCGGGCACCGGCACCTTCGCCGAGGAGGTCGTCGTCGACGCCGGCTGCGCCGTGCCGATACCGGACGACGTGCCCTTCGACATCGGCGCCCTCATCGGCTGCGGTGTCACCACCGGGCTGGGCGCGGCCCTCAACACCGCTGACGTGGAGGCCGGTTCGTCGGTCGCGGTCATCGGCTGCGGCGGCGTCGGCATCTCGGCGATCCAGGGCGCCCGGCTCAAGGGCGCCGCCGAGATCGTCGCCGTCGACCCGGTGGTCTCCCGGCGCGAGGCGGCGCTCAAGTTCGGTGCCACGAAGGCGGTTTCGCCGGAGGAGCTGGCCGACGCCAAGCAGTCCGTCACCGGCGGCGAGGGCTTCGACTACGTCTTCGAGGTCGTCGGCCGCTCGACCACCGCCCGCACCGCGTACGAGACCACCCGGCGCGGCGGCACCCTCGTCGTCGTCGGCGCGGGCGCCATGGACGACTTCCTCCAGCTCAGCATGTTCGAGCTGTTCTTCGACGAGAAGCGGATCCTGCCGTCCATGTACGGCGGCGGAGACGTCCTGCGCTCCTACGAGCGGGCCATCGCCCTGTGGCGGGCCGGCCGTATCGACCTCGCGGGCCTGATCACCCACCGGGTGCCCCTCTCGGACATCAACGAGGCACTGGACCAGATGCGGACCGGGGCGGCGCTCCGCACCTGCATCGAGATCTGA
- a CDS encoding response regulator transcription factor, translating to MPRDHRPAKSIRVLLAEDQGMMRGALALLLGMEADIQVVAQVGAGDAIVDAALIHRPDVALLDIELPGMSGLDAAAELRGQVPDCRVLILTTFGRPGYLRRAMDAGAAGFLVKDGPVEELAQAIRRVLTGETVVDPALAAAALSAGPNPLTDRERDALNASADGATVADIAARLHLSESTVRNYLSSAIGKTGTRNRTEAMREARQQGWL from the coding sequence ATGCCCCGGGATCACCGGCCCGCCAAGTCCATCAGGGTGCTGCTCGCGGAGGATCAGGGGATGATGCGGGGCGCGTTGGCGTTGCTGCTGGGTATGGAGGCGGACATCCAGGTCGTGGCGCAGGTCGGGGCGGGGGACGCGATCGTGGACGCGGCGTTGATCCATCGGCCGGATGTCGCGCTGCTGGACATCGAGCTGCCCGGGATGAGCGGTCTGGATGCCGCCGCCGAACTGCGGGGCCAGGTGCCCGACTGCCGCGTGCTGATCCTCACCACCTTCGGCCGGCCGGGGTACCTCCGCCGGGCCATGGACGCGGGCGCCGCCGGGTTCCTCGTCAAGGACGGGCCCGTGGAGGAGCTGGCCCAGGCCATCCGCCGGGTGCTGACCGGCGAGACCGTCGTCGATCCGGCCCTCGCCGCGGCCGCGCTGAGCGCCGGGCCCAACCCGCTCACCGACCGCGAGCGCGACGCCCTCAACGCCTCCGCCGACGGCGCCACCGTCGCCGACATCGCCGCCCGCCTCCATCTCTCCGAGTCCACCGTCCGCAACTACCTCTCCTCCGCCATCGGCAAAACAGGCACCCGCAACCGCACGGAGGCCATGCGGGAGGCCCGACAACAGGGGTGGCTGTAG
- the yaaA gene encoding peroxide stress protein YaaA, producing the protein MLVLLPPSEGKAPSSGGAPLKLEGLSLPTLTGAREAVIGELVELCAGDEDKAREVLGLSEGLRGEVAKNAELLTAGTRPAGQIYTGVLYDALDLATLETAAKQRAARSLLVFSGLWGAVRVTDRIPSYRCSMGVKLPAIGALGTHWRTPMASALPEVAGDGLVLDLRSSAYTAAWKPKGEVAGRTATVRVLHAPTRKVVSHFNKATKGRIVRSLLSAGIAPKGPAELVEALRDLGYVVEVESPAGTGTAAGKAWTLDVLVTEVH; encoded by the coding sequence GTGCTCGTCCTGCTGCCCCCGTCCGAAGGCAAGGCACCCTCTTCGGGTGGCGCTCCCCTGAAGCTGGAGGGGCTTTCGCTGCCGACGCTGACCGGGGCGCGGGAGGCCGTGATCGGTGAGCTGGTGGAGTTGTGCGCGGGGGACGAGGACAAGGCGCGTGAGGTGCTCGGGCTGAGCGAGGGGCTGCGTGGCGAGGTCGCCAAGAACGCGGAACTACTGACGGCGGGGACGCGCCCGGCCGGGCAGATCTACACGGGGGTGCTGTACGACGCCCTCGACCTGGCCACCTTGGAGACCGCCGCGAAGCAGCGGGCGGCGCGCTCGCTGCTGGTCTTCTCGGGGCTGTGGGGCGCGGTCCGCGTGACGGACCGGATCCCTTCCTACCGTTGCTCGATGGGCGTGAAGCTGCCCGCCATCGGGGCGCTCGGCACGCACTGGCGTACGCCGATGGCGTCGGCCCTCCCCGAGGTCGCCGGTGACGGACTCGTCCTCGACCTGCGGTCCTCGGCGTACACGGCCGCGTGGAAGCCGAAGGGCGAGGTGGCCGGGCGGACGGCGACCGTACGGGTGCTGCACGCGCCGACGCGGAAGGTCGTCAGCCACTTCAACAAGGCGACCAAGGGCCGGATCGTACGGAGTCTGCTCTCGGCCGGAATCGCGCCCAAGGGCCCGGCGGAGCTGGTGGAGGCGTTGCGGGACCTCGGGTATGTGGTGGAGGTGGAGTCTCCGGCCGGGACCGGGACCGCGGCCGGGAAGGCGTGGACGTTGGATGTGCTGGTGACAGAGGTTCACTGA
- a CDS encoding 3-oxoacyl-ACP reductase — MASPLEGLSAIVTGAGRGLGRAEALELARLGAAVVVNDYGRPGRDGSGEADTGPAEEVAASIRAAGGHAVAHTGDVSDHEQARELVELAVEEFGKLDILVNNAGILRDRMVFSMSEEEWDSVIRVHLKGHFNTTRFASAHWRTRAKSGEGGPVYGRIVNTSSEAFLAGSAGQPNYAAAKGGIVGLTTSTALALAKYGVTANVICPRARTRMTEDVFAGLPGPAEGDDTALDPLAPEHVAPLVGYLASPAAAQVNGQLFVVHGGMVAIVERPRVQAKFDTKQDAFTYDELDGLLTPYYVDRPQSETFAAAEVLALRHGEGAAGGSVGAPAP, encoded by the coding sequence ATGGCATCGCCGCTCGAAGGACTGTCCGCGATCGTCACCGGCGCGGGGCGCGGCCTCGGCCGGGCCGAGGCGCTGGAGCTGGCCCGGCTGGGTGCGGCCGTCGTCGTCAACGACTACGGCCGGCCGGGGCGGGACGGTTCCGGGGAGGCGGACACCGGGCCCGCGGAAGAGGTCGCGGCGTCGATCCGCGCGGCGGGCGGCCACGCGGTGGCGCACACCGGAGACGTGTCCGACCACGAACAGGCCCGGGAACTCGTCGAGTTGGCCGTCGAGGAGTTCGGGAAGCTGGACATCCTCGTCAACAACGCGGGCATCCTGCGCGACCGTATGGTCTTCTCGATGTCGGAGGAGGAGTGGGACTCGGTCATCCGGGTCCACCTCAAGGGTCACTTCAACACGACCCGGTTCGCCTCCGCCCACTGGCGCACACGGGCGAAGTCGGGTGAGGGCGGGCCGGTCTACGGGCGCATCGTGAACACCTCCTCCGAGGCCTTCCTCGCCGGTTCGGCAGGACAGCCCAACTACGCCGCCGCGAAAGGCGGAATCGTCGGGCTGACCACCTCCACGGCCCTCGCGCTCGCCAAGTACGGCGTCACCGCGAACGTCATCTGCCCGCGCGCCCGGACCCGGATGACCGAGGACGTCTTCGCGGGACTGCCGGGCCCGGCGGAGGGCGACGACACCGCGCTCGACCCCCTCGCCCCCGAACACGTCGCCCCGCTCGTCGGCTATCTGGCGTCCCCGGCCGCCGCACAGGTGAACGGCCAGCTCTTCGTCGTACACGGCGGCATGGTCGCGATCGTCGAACGGCCGCGCGTACAGGCGAAGTTCGACACCAAGCAGGACGCGTTCACGTACGACGAACTGGACGGGCTGCTCACGCCGTACTACGTCGACCGGCCGCAGAGCGAGACGTTCGCGGCGGCGGAGGTGCTGGCGCTCAGGCACGGGGAGGGCGCGGCGGGGGGTTCGGTGGGAGCGCCGGCTCCCTGA